One window of Candidatus Tanganyikabacteria bacterium genomic DNA carries:
- a CDS encoding STAS domain-containing protein, translating into MDAVYVFRIDAEPADDGCVVLRLRGALDAHTTPELEYELSRSLAGRPRLIVLDLAEVTYISSAGFGALLDGLHGCRDERSDLRIAAMPPGVARVFGILGLRKVFEPFDTVAAAIAGARGAP; encoded by the coding sequence ATGGACGCAGTTTACGTCTTTCGCATCGACGCGGAGCCCGCGGACGATGGCTGCGTCGTCCTGAGGCTCCGGGGCGCGCTGGACGCCCACACGACGCCCGAGCTCGAGTACGAGCTGTCGCGCAGCCTCGCCGGCCGACCGCGGCTCATCGTGCTCGACCTGGCGGAGGTCACCTACATCAGCAGCGCCGGCTTCGGCGCGCTCCTCGACGGCCTGCACGGCTGTCGGGACGAGCGGTCCGACTTGCGCATCGCCGCCATGCCCCCCGGCGTCGCCCGGGTCTTCGGAATCCTGGGCTTGCGGAAGGTCTTCGAACCCTTCGACACGGTCGCCGCGGCAATTGCCGGCGCCAGGGGCGCGCCATGA